Within bacterium, the genomic segment GAGGGTTCGTTTGGATTTGGCGGCGAGGAGAGTGCGGGCGCTTCGTTCCTGCGCCGCAATGGCTGCACCTGGACGACGGACAAGGATGGGATCATTCTCGACTTGTTGGCCGCGGAGATCACCGCCAATACCGGCCGGGACCCCGGCGAGATCTACCGCACCCTCGAGGAGCGTTTCGGTCATTCGGTGTACGAACGAATCGACGCGCCCGCTGATGCGGCCCAACGCGCCGCCCTGGCCAACCTCTCGCCGGAGCGGGTCCAATCCGCCACCCTGGCGGGCGAACCGATCCTCGATATACTGACGCGTGCGCCGGGCAACGGGGCGGCCATCGGCGGTTTAAAAGTGGTGACCGAAAACGGTTGGTTTGCAGCGCGCCCCTCCGGCACCGAGGATATTTACAAGATCTATGCCGAAAGCTTTAAGGGACGCGACCACCTGCGGCGGATCCAGGAGGAGGCGCAAGCCATGGTGACGGCGGCGCTCACTCGATGATCGCACTGGCGACGATGTTGGCGATGGTGCTGCGCATGCTGTCGACTTCGCCATCATCTTTGGGATGGACCCGGTTGCTGAGAATGATGATATAGGTCCGGGTCTTGGGATCGATCCAGATGGAGGTGCCGGTATAGCCGGTGTGACCATAGCCGCCGTCTGGGAGCAGATCACCGCCGACCCACGATTGTCCCTGCTTGATCACCCAGCCGTAGCCGCGGGCGGCATGAGCCGGGGTATCGACCACCTGGGTCATCCGCGCTACCGTGACGGGGCTGAGGATGCGGCTCTGGCCGAGGATGCCGCCGTTGAGCATCATCTGGCAATAGCGCGCCAAATCACTGGCAGTGGAGAAAAGTCCGGCATTTCCGGAGATCCCGCCTTGCAGCCGCGCGAGCGGATCGTGGACGACACCGCGCAGGGGCAGACCGTTGGCCTGCACCTCCGTGGGCACGCAGATCAGTCTGAGGGTCTCGTCGGGATTGAAGGTGGTGTAGCGCATGCCCAGCGGCTCAAAGATGTTCTCCTTGGCAAAGGCGCTGACATCCTGTCCCGAGACCGCCTGGATGATCCGATTGAGCGTAATGAATCCGAGACAGCTGTAGGTGTAGAGTTCGCCGGGGGCGCTGAGCTTGGGCAGCTGGGCAATATAATCGACCAGCGCCGCCGTCGTGCAGGGTGTGCCCAGCGTTTGCGCAGCCTTGTCGGCGCTGGTATAGGAGGGGAGTCCGGAGGTATGCGTAAGCAGATGCCAGATACGCGCCTCCTCAGCCAGGGAGCTGTCGGGCTTGCGATACCGCGAGAATCCGGGGACATAATCGGAGACGCGATCGGTGAGACGCAGCTGGCCGCGCTCAGCGAGGATCATGATCGACGTGGCCGTGGCGACCGGTTTGGTGACCGAGGCGAGGTCGAACATCATCTCCGGCGCCATCCGCAGGGTGTCTGGGACCAGCTGGCAATTGCCATAAGCCTTGTGCAGCACCTTCTCTCCGCCGTGGTTGACGAGGACAACTGCCCCGGGGATATCTCCCCGATCGATCGCCAGTTGCACCGCCTTGTCGATGAGGGCAAGCCGGGCCATATTGACGCCGCCTTTACGTGCCGGCAGAGACTGGCTCAAGGCCAGACTCCATCCCAGCAGAACAAGCATGCCCCCCACCTGGTACCTTTTCATAAAGCCTCCGAAAGTGCCTACTGCCTTGCATACTAGGTAGGATAAAGAAAACAGGCGTGAATAGCAAGCGAAAATTAACCCGGCGCCGAACTGGTTCTCGGGTCGCCCCCGGCCTCCGGGTGGGCATGAGAGCCGGGATGGTGTGACGGCCGGGCATGGCAAACGAAAATTGGCTTGGAAATCGGCGATTATTTTAGTATAATAAAAATTGATACTTTT encodes:
- a CDS encoding serine hydrolase domain-containing protein, whose product is MKRYQVGGMLVLLGWSLALSQSLPARKGGVNMARLALIDKAVQLAIDRGDIPGAVVLVNHGGEKVLHKAYGNCQLVPDTLRMAPEMMFDLASVTKPVATATSIMILAERGQLRLTDRVSDYVPGFSRYRKPDSSLAEEARIWHLLTHTSGLPSYTSADKAAQTLGTPCTTAALVDYIAQLPKLSAPGELYTYSCLGFITLNRIIQAVSGQDVSAFAKENIFEPLGMRYTTFNPDETLRLICVPTEVQANGLPLRGVVHDPLARLQGGISGNAGLFSTASDLARYCQMMLNGGILGQSRILSPVTVARMTQVVDTPAHAARGYGWVIKQGQSWVGGDLLPDGGYGHTGYTGTSIWIDPKTRTYIIILSNRVHPKDDGEVDSMRSTIANIVASAIIE